In Chiroxiphia lanceolata isolate bChiLan1 chromosome 2, bChiLan1.pri, whole genome shotgun sequence, a single genomic region encodes these proteins:
- the CHORDC1 gene encoding cysteine and histidine-rich domain-containing protein 1 has translation MSLLCYNRGCGQRFDPENNTEDSCTYHPGVPVFHDALKGWSCCKRRTTDFSDFLSIVGCTKGLHNSEKPPEPVKPEVKTTSERKELSELKPRFQEHIIQAPKPLETIKRPSPDEPMTNLQLKVSASLKQALDKLKLSSENEGKKEEDSDEVKIGTACKNAGCSKTYEGPHSTEEVCIYHSGVPIFHEGMKYWSCCKRKTSDFNTFLAQEGCARGAHVWTKKDAGKKVVPCRHDWHQTGGEVTISVYAKNSVPDLSYVEANSTMVNMHIVFEGEKEFHRSVKLWGVIDVKRSYVNMTATKIELTMRKAEPLLWASLELPVSDTQPKQESSDQ, from the exons ATGTCGCTGCTCTGCTACAACCGGGGCTGCGGGCAGCGCTTCGACCCCGAGAACAACACGGAGG ATTCATGCACCTACCATCCAGGTGTGCCAGTCTTTCATGATGCTCTCAAA GGTTGGTCATGTTGTAAGAGAAGAACAACAGACTTTTCTGACTTCTTAAGCATTGTG GGCTGTACAAAGGGTCTCCATAACAGTGAGAAACCTCCTGAACCTGTTAAACCAGAAGTCAAAACTACCTCTGAACGGAAGGAGCTATCTGAACTGAAACCCAGATTTCAAGAACACATAATTCAGGCACCAAAACCATTGGAAACAATTAAAAGGCCGAG cccagATGAACCAATGACAAATTTGCAGCTGAAAGTGTCAGCTTCCTTGAAGCAAGCTCTTGATAAACTGAAACTGTCAtcagaaaatgaagggaaaaaag AGGAAGATAGTGATGAAGTCAAGATTGGGACGGCATGTAAAAATGCAGGCTGTTCAAAA ACATACGAAGGACCACACAGCACAGAAGAAGTATGTATATACCATTCTGGTGTACCTATATTCCATGAAGG GATGAAGTATTGGAGCtgttgtaaaagaaaaacttctgacTTCAATACATTTTTAGCTCAAGAAGGCTGTGCAAGAGGAGCACACGTATGGACTAAAAAGGATGCG GGTAAGAAAGTAGTTCCATGCAGGCATGATTGGCACCAGACTGGAGGAGAAGTGACTATTTCTGTGTATGCTAAAAACTCTGTTCCTGATCTGAGCTATGTGGAAGCAAATAGCACAATG GTAAATATGCATATTGtatttgaaggagaaaaggaatttCATCGCAGTGTGAAGTTATGGGGA GTAATTGATGTAAAGAGGAGTTACGTGAACATGACAGCTACAAAGATTGAGCTCACTATGAGAAAAGCAGAGCCCCTGTTATGGGCAAGTCTTGAATTACCAGTATCTGACACACAACCAAAACAAGAGAGTTCGGATCAATAA